A single region of the Streptomyces caelestis genome encodes:
- a CDS encoding mechanosensitive ion channel family protein, whose translation MNRVLTADDLVFAGIALGSGLLAAFALRVLLRWLGGHADRTRWSGDDVIVHALRAVLPWAAVVGGAAGAAAALPLTRTVQHHTNQVLTVLLIFVATVSAARVVAGLVRTVTQSRSGVAGSATIFVNITRILVLAIGFLVVLQTLGISIAPMLTALGVGGLAVALALQDTLANLFAGIHILASKTVQPGDYIRLSSGEEGYVEDINWRQTTIRNLSNNLVVIPNGQLAMANMTNFMRPEEQLTIMVQVGVAYDSDLEHVERVTNEVIAETMTEVEGAVPDHEPIIRFHTFGDSRIGFTVILGVGEFSDQYRIKHEFIKRLHKRYRAEGIRIPAPARTVALQQGGMVIPQQRTGEIEPNELSSARFD comes from the coding sequence GTGAACCGGGTGCTCACCGCGGACGATCTGGTCTTCGCCGGCATCGCCCTGGGGTCGGGCCTGCTGGCGGCCTTCGCGCTGCGCGTGCTGCTGCGCTGGCTGGGCGGGCACGCCGACCGCACCCGCTGGAGCGGGGACGACGTCATCGTGCACGCGCTGCGGGCCGTGCTGCCGTGGGCCGCGGTGGTGGGCGGCGCGGCGGGCGCGGCGGCGGCGCTGCCGCTGACCCGGACGGTGCAGCACCACACCAACCAGGTGCTGACGGTGCTGCTCATCTTCGTGGCGACGGTGTCGGCGGCGCGGGTGGTGGCCGGCCTGGTGCGCACGGTCACCCAGTCCCGTTCCGGTGTCGCCGGCTCGGCCACGATCTTCGTCAACATCACCCGGATCCTGGTCCTGGCGATCGGTTTCCTGGTGGTGCTCCAGACGCTGGGGATCTCCATAGCCCCGATGCTCACCGCGCTGGGGGTCGGCGGTCTGGCGGTCGCGCTGGCGCTTCAGGACACCCTCGCGAACCTCTTCGCGGGCATCCACATCCTCGCCTCCAAGACCGTCCAGCCCGGCGACTACATCCGCCTCAGCAGCGGCGAGGAGGGCTACGTCGAGGACATCAACTGGCGGCAGACGACGATCCGCAACCTGTCCAACAACCTCGTCGTGATCCCCAACGGCCAGCTCGCCATGGCCAACATGACCAACTTCATGCGGCCGGAGGAACAGCTGACCATCATGGTCCAGGTCGGGGTGGCCTACGACAGCGACCTGGAGCACGTGGAGCGGGTGACCAACGAGGTCATCGCCGAGACGATGACCGAGGTCGAGGGCGCCGTGCCGGACCACGAGCCGATCATCCGGTTCCACACCTTCGGCGACTCCCGCATCGGCTTCACGGTCATCCTGGGCGTCGGCGAGTTCAGCGACCAGTACCGGATCAAGCACGAGTTCATCAAGCGGCTGCACAAGCGCTACCGCGCGGAGGGCATCCGCATCCCCGCCCCGGCCCGGACGGTGGCGCTCCAGCAGGGCGGGATGGTCATCCCGCAGCAGCGCACGGGCGAGATCGAGCCGAACGAGCTTTCGTCGGCCCGGTTCGACTGA
- a CDS encoding NADP-dependent isocitrate dehydrogenase has protein sequence MTDSTIIYTHTDEAPALATYSFLPVVQAYASQAGVAVETRDISLAGRIIALFPEYLTEDQRIPDALAELGQLAKTPAANIIKLPNISASIPQLKAAIAELQSQGYALPDYPDDPKTDEEREIRARYDKVKGSAVNPVLREGNSDRRAPASVKNYAKSHPHRMGAWSADSKTSVATMGQNDFRSTEKSVVIAEDGALRIELVGDDGTTTVLRESVPVQKGEVVDASVMRVAALREFLAAQVAEAKAQGVLFSVHLKATMMKVSDPIVFGHVVRVFFPKTFAKYGDKLAAAGLTPNDGLGGIYKGLDALPEGAEIKASFDAELTEGPELAMVDSDKGITNLHVPSDVIIDASMPAMIRTSGHMWGPDGQEHDALAVIPDSSYAGVYQAVIEDCKANGAFDPSTMGTVPNVGLMAQKAEEYGSHDKTFEIATTGTVRLVDQNGTALIEQAVSAGDIFRACQTKDAPIKDWVKLAVTRARATGDPAVFWLDETRAHDANLIAKVEQYLPEHDTEGLDIRILNPVEATKLSVERIRRGENTISVTGNVLRDYLTDLFPILELGTSAKMLSVVPLMAGGGLFETGAGGSAPKHVQQLVKENYLRWDSLGEFFALVPSLEQFAKVTGNARAQVLADTLDRATATFLNEDKSPTRRVGGIDNRGSHFYLSLYWAQELARQTDDADLAKAFAPIAETLAANEQKIVDELIAAQGKPVDIGGYYQPDPAKAAEVMRPSATWNEALASLS, from the coding sequence GTGACTGACTCGACCATCATCTATACGCACACTGACGAGGCCCCGGCCCTGGCAACGTATTCCTTCCTGCCGGTGGTCCAGGCGTACGCCTCGCAGGCGGGTGTCGCCGTCGAGACCCGCGACATCTCGCTGGCCGGGCGCATCATCGCCCTGTTCCCGGAGTACCTGACCGAGGACCAGCGCATCCCGGACGCCCTCGCGGAGCTGGGGCAGCTGGCCAAGACGCCCGCCGCCAACATCATCAAGCTGCCGAACATCTCGGCGTCGATCCCGCAGCTCAAGGCCGCGATCGCCGAGCTCCAGAGCCAGGGCTACGCGCTGCCGGACTACCCGGACGACCCGAAGACCGACGAGGAGCGCGAGATCCGCGCCCGCTACGACAAGGTCAAGGGCTCCGCCGTGAACCCGGTCCTGCGTGAGGGCAACTCGGACCGCCGGGCCCCCGCGTCGGTCAAGAACTATGCCAAGTCCCACCCGCACCGCATGGGCGCCTGGTCCGCCGACTCCAAGACGAGCGTGGCGACCATGGGCCAGAACGACTTCCGCTCCACCGAGAAGTCCGTGGTGATCGCCGAGGACGGCGCGCTGCGCATCGAGCTCGTCGGCGACGACGGCACCACCACCGTGCTGCGCGAGTCCGTACCCGTCCAGAAGGGCGAGGTCGTCGACGCCTCCGTGATGCGGGTCGCCGCGCTGCGCGAGTTCCTGGCGGCGCAGGTCGCCGAGGCCAAGGCCCAGGGCGTGCTGTTCTCGGTGCACCTGAAGGCGACGATGATGAAGGTCTCCGACCCGATCGTCTTCGGCCACGTGGTGCGCGTCTTCTTCCCGAAGACCTTCGCGAAGTACGGCGACAAGCTCGCCGCGGCCGGCCTGACCCCGAACGACGGTCTGGGCGGCATCTACAAGGGCTTGGACGCCCTGCCGGAGGGCGCCGAGATCAAGGCCTCCTTCGACGCCGAGCTCACCGAGGGCCCGGAGCTGGCGATGGTCGACTCCGACAAGGGCATCACCAACCTGCACGTGCCCTCTGACGTCATCATCGACGCCTCCATGCCGGCCATGATCCGCACCTCCGGCCACATGTGGGGTCCGGACGGGCAGGAGCACGACGCCCTGGCGGTCATCCCGGACTCCTCCTACGCGGGCGTCTACCAGGCCGTGATCGAGGACTGCAAGGCCAACGGCGCCTTCGACCCGTCCACCATGGGCACGGTGCCGAACGTCGGCCTCATGGCGCAGAAGGCCGAGGAGTACGGCAGCCACGACAAGACCTTCGAGATCGCCACCACGGGCACGGTCCGCCTGGTCGACCAGAACGGCACCGCGCTCATCGAGCAGGCCGTCTCGGCCGGTGACATCTTCCGCGCCTGCCAGACCAAGGACGCGCCGATCAAGGACTGGGTGAAGCTGGCCGTCACCCGCGCCCGCGCCACCGGCGACCCGGCGGTGTTCTGGCTGGACGAGACCCGCGCGCACGACGCCAACCTGATCGCCAAGGTCGAGCAGTACCTGCCGGAGCACGACACCGAGGGCCTGGACATCCGGATCCTGAACCCGGTCGAGGCCACGAAGCTGTCGGTGGAGCGCATCCGCCGCGGCGAGAACACCATCTCCGTCACCGGCAACGTGCTGCGCGACTACCTGACCGACCTGTTCCCGATCCTGGAGCTGGGCACCAGCGCCAAGATGCTGTCGGTCGTCCCGCTGATGGCGGGCGGCGGCCTCTTCGAGACGGGTGCGGGCGGCTCGGCGCCCAAGCACGTGCAGCAGCTGGTCAAGGAGAACTACCTGCGCTGGGACTCCCTGGGTGAGTTCTTCGCCCTGGTGCCGTCCCTCGAGCAGTTCGCCAAGGTGACGGGCAACGCCCGCGCCCAGGTCCTGGCCGACACCCTCGACCGCGCCACGGCGACCTTCCTCAACGAGGACAAGTCCCCGACCCGGCGCGTCGGCGGCATCGACAACCGCGGCAGCCACTTCTACCTGTCCCTGTACTGGGCGCAGGAGCTGGCCCGGCAGACCGACGACGCGGACCTGGCGAAGGCCTTCGCTCCGATCGCCGAGACGCTGGCCGCCAACGAGCAGAAGATCGTCGACGAGCTGATCGCCGCCCAGGGCAAGCCGGTCGACATCGGCGGCTACTACCAGCCCGACCCGGCGAAGGCCGCCGAGGTCATGCGCCCGTCCGCCACGTGGAACGAGGCGCTGGCGTCCCTGAGCTGA
- a CDS encoding RNA polymerase sigma factor codes for MDRSDAGALVQAAADGDAAAWKALVEGLSPLVWSVVRAHRLSDADAHEVYQTAWFRFAQHLGRIREPGKAGAWLASTARHECLKVIRSSQRLTLTDDPQLLDRISEDGTPEQSLLDSEEAAAQSERVRRLWQEFEELGERCRQLLRVLMATPPPSYQDVSAALGIAVGSIGPLRQRCLRRLRDRLEARGAM; via the coding sequence GTGGACCGTAGTGATGCCGGCGCGCTCGTCCAGGCCGCCGCCGACGGCGACGCGGCGGCCTGGAAGGCGCTCGTGGAAGGGCTGAGCCCCCTGGTGTGGTCCGTGGTGCGGGCCCACCGGCTGTCCGACGCGGACGCCCACGAGGTCTACCAGACCGCCTGGTTCCGCTTCGCCCAGCACCTCGGGCGGATCCGGGAACCCGGCAAGGCGGGCGCGTGGCTGGCGAGCACCGCCCGCCACGAGTGCCTGAAGGTCATCCGGAGCTCGCAACGGCTGACCCTGACGGACGATCCCCAGCTCCTGGACCGGATCAGCGAGGACGGCACGCCGGAACAGTCGCTGCTCGACTCCGAGGAGGCCGCCGCCCAGAGCGAACGCGTACGGCGGTTGTGGCAGGAGTTCGAGGAACTGGGCGAGCGGTGCCGGCAGTTGCTGCGGGTGCTGATGGCCACGCCGCCGCCCAGCTACCAGGACGTGTCCGCCGCGCTCGGGATCGCGGTGGGCAGCATCGGGCCGCTGCGTCAGCGCTGTCTGCGGCGCCTGCGGGACCGGCTCGAAGCGCGGGGGGCGATGTGA
- a CDS encoding CHAT domain-containing protein, whose amino-acid sequence MVFADPGEALTRARALLDADPSPLDASVAHQVIGIWQRDFGDLRLALSHLRRARQYAARADSADREADVLATLGVALVHAGRTREGLAAFERGVARGGGHTRARVLYRRAYVWWVLGHHREALEDVRRAIPVLRQAEDVIWTARALTLRATVHLALGAVERAEADFTAAEALWDTTGQEHDKADAVESRGLAAFRSGDVPAALRLLDEAEERYARLGTPTFMLNIRRCEVLMAAGLAPEALAEADAAIGKLDGIGGQSTRKAELLLAAARAARLAGDPHTAIARAALAVRLFAGQRRTWWETHARLVLIEARHAAGRGSGRLVADAAAVAGKLAAFGAPAAPEASLLAGRIALGLGWTADAERHLAVAARSRRSGPPLARLTGWAAQALRARAAGSARGVLEACRRGLDVLDDHRMTLGASELRARATEQGAELAALAGRASLVSGGPRRLLVWSERWRATVLSTPPTRPPADPELLSGMTAFREIASRAEAARMEGRPVPALEREQRRLERQIRSRTLHMRGETPGGGDRFDVGRLLERLGDEVRLVELAVLDGRVQVLLCGQGRVRRFEAGLLADAETEAEHVQAGLRRLAHPGAEARLPVVEAAGRRLEELLLGPAAAHLGGGPVVIVPPGRLHRVPWALLPSLRERVLSVSPSAGSWLRARETAPPPDGRHVLVRGPGLATGGAEVPELAGRYACATVLEDDEARVPRVLEELDGAALAHIAAHGTFRADSPLFSSLRMADGPIVVHDFERLDRSPYRIILSCCDTALLASVGADELLGLVTALLPLGTAGVVACSAPVNDAAVVPLMLALHKGLGAGLSLAEALRDARAALPGDALHQATGWAFSAFGAA is encoded by the coding sequence ATGGTGTTCGCCGACCCGGGAGAGGCTCTCACGAGGGCCCGGGCGCTGCTCGACGCCGATCCCTCCCCGCTGGACGCGTCCGTCGCCCACCAGGTGATCGGCATCTGGCAGCGGGACTTCGGTGATCTGCGGCTCGCGCTGAGCCATCTGCGGCGGGCCCGGCAGTACGCGGCGCGGGCGGACTCGGCAGACCGGGAGGCGGACGTGCTGGCCACCCTGGGCGTGGCACTGGTGCACGCGGGCCGGACCCGGGAGGGCCTGGCGGCGTTCGAGCGGGGGGTCGCGCGCGGCGGCGGGCACACGCGGGCGCGGGTGCTGTACCGGCGGGCGTACGTGTGGTGGGTGCTCGGTCACCATCGCGAGGCGCTGGAGGACGTGCGCCGGGCGATTCCCGTGCTGCGCCAGGCGGAGGACGTGATCTGGACGGCGCGGGCGCTGACCCTGCGGGCGACCGTGCATCTGGCGCTGGGGGCGGTGGAGCGGGCCGAGGCGGACTTCACGGCGGCGGAAGCGCTGTGGGACACCACGGGCCAGGAGCACGACAAGGCCGACGCGGTGGAGAGCCGCGGGCTCGCCGCGTTCCGGTCCGGTGACGTGCCGGCGGCGCTGCGGCTGCTCGACGAGGCGGAGGAGCGCTACGCCCGGCTGGGCACGCCGACGTTCATGCTGAACATCCGGCGCTGTGAGGTGCTCATGGCGGCCGGGCTGGCTCCCGAGGCGCTGGCCGAGGCGGACGCGGCGATCGGGAAGCTGGACGGGATCGGCGGGCAGTCCACCCGCAAGGCGGAGCTGCTGCTGGCCGCCGCGCGGGCCGCACGACTGGCCGGGGACCCGCACACCGCGATCGCCCGGGCCGCCTTGGCGGTACGGCTGTTCGCCGGGCAGCGGCGCACCTGGTGGGAGACGCACGCCCGGCTGGTGCTGATCGAGGCGCGGCACGCGGCCGGGCGCGGCTCGGGGCGGCTGGTCGCCGACGCCGCCGCGGTGGCCGGGAAACTGGCCGCCTTCGGCGCGCCGGCCGCGCCGGAGGCGTCGCTGCTCGCGGGCCGGATCGCGCTGGGTCTGGGCTGGACGGCGGACGCGGAACGGCACTTGGCCGTCGCCGCCCGCAGCAGACGAAGCGGCCCGCCGCTGGCGCGGCTGACGGGCTGGGCGGCGCAGGCGCTGCGGGCCCGGGCCGCCGGGTCGGCCCGGGGCGTCCTGGAGGCCTGCCGGCGCGGCCTGGACGTGCTCGACGACCACCGGATGACACTGGGCGCCTCGGAGCTGCGGGCCCGCGCCACCGAACAGGGCGCGGAACTGGCCGCGTTGGCCGGGCGGGCCAGTCTGGTCTCCGGCGGCCCGCGGCGGCTGCTGGTGTGGAGCGAGCGCTGGCGGGCCACCGTGCTGTCCACCCCGCCGACCCGGCCGCCCGCCGACCCGGAACTGCTCAGCGGCATGACCGCCTTCCGCGAGATCGCCTCCCGCGCGGAGGCCGCCCGGATGGAGGGCCGGCCGGTTCCGGCACTGGAGCGTGAACAGCGGCGCCTGGAGCGGCAGATCCGCTCCCGGACGCTGCACATGCGCGGTGAGACCCCCGGTGGCGGCGACCGGTTCGACGTCGGCCGGCTGCTGGAGCGGCTGGGCGACGAGGTCCGGCTGGTGGAACTCGCCGTGCTCGACGGACGGGTGCAGGTGCTGCTGTGCGGGCAGGGACGGGTGCGCCGGTTCGAGGCCGGGCTGCTGGCCGACGCGGAGACCGAGGCCGAGCACGTGCAGGCGGGACTGCGGCGGCTGGCGCATCCGGGGGCCGAGGCGCGGCTTCCCGTGGTGGAGGCCGCGGGGCGGCGGCTGGAGGAGCTGCTGCTCGGGCCGGCCGCGGCGCACCTGGGCGGCGGCCCGGTGGTGATCGTGCCGCCGGGGCGGCTGCACCGGGTGCCGTGGGCGCTGCTGCCGTCGCTGCGGGAACGGGTGCTCAGCGTCTCGCCGTCGGCGGGCAGTTGGCTGCGGGCCCGGGAGACCGCGCCGCCGCCGGACGGCCGCCATGTGCTGGTACGCGGCCCGGGCCTGGCCACGGGCGGCGCCGAGGTGCCCGAACTGGCCGGGCGCTACGCCTGTGCGACCGTCCTGGAGGACGACGAGGCGCGGGTGCCGCGTGTACTGGAGGAGCTGGACGGGGCCGCGCTGGCGCACATCGCCGCGCACGGCACGTTCCGCGCGGACAGCCCGCTGTTCTCCTCGCTGCGGATGGCCGACGGCCCGATCGTCGTGCACGACTTCGAGCGTCTGGACCGCAGCCCCTACCGGATCATCCTGTCCTGCTGCGACACCGCTCTCCTCGCCTCCGTCGGCGCCGACGAACTGCTCGGCCTGGTCACGGCGTTGCTGCCGCTCGGCACGGCCGGGGTGGTGGCGTGCAGCGCGCCCGTCAACGACGCCGCGGTGGTGCCGCTGATGCTCGCGCTGCACAAGGGCCTCGGGGCCGGACTGTCCCTGGCGGAGGCGCTGCGCGACGCCCGGGCCGCCCTGCCGGGCGACGCGCTGCACCAGGCCACGGGGTGGGCGTTCTCGGCGTTCGGGGCGGCCTGA
- a CDS encoding S8/S53 family peptidase, translated as MAPQRFHEQFDQIQRAMPDVPLATGPDDSAEFMYEKGVVLVRDGEEARIVEDTVRAHFTAAPDLDQDQVRRAGPRTNRSGVTRIRVGDPGEGSRGTDRAVAQALRSVREREARAGHRMAARNHVVHIAVNACPGDEPVPVPVSEPPNPAAADTAYDPDTAVGVLVVDTGLAHDYRSCALLAHTDGDAQVQECDEQGILQQYVGHGTFIAGLVAAVAPNTDITVRGSLNDAGAILESEFGEKLFEAVDAGGWPDVLSLSAGTANGRTDGLLGVENFMRELREQRTLLVAAAGNNGSATPFWPAAYADLPGWEDSVLSVGALRSDGESGACFTNHGPWVNVYAPGERLTSALTGFETPVPYVYQHSTYDACRYGFTYGCTCQYPSHTGVLSDENASAKPDQVMFEGYAQWSGTSFATPVTAGLVAAYMTAHKETDPRAARRHLLAAGTGVADVRGAHVPALRPPTWRPVPVVRLAAGL; from the coding sequence ATGGCACCTCAGCGATTCCACGAGCAGTTCGACCAGATCCAGCGCGCGATGCCGGACGTCCCCCTGGCGACGGGACCGGACGACTCGGCCGAGTTCATGTACGAGAAGGGTGTCGTCCTCGTCCGCGACGGCGAGGAGGCCCGGATCGTCGAGGACACCGTACGGGCGCACTTCACGGCGGCACCCGACCTCGACCAGGACCAGGTCCGCCGGGCGGGCCCGCGGACCAACCGCAGCGGCGTCACCCGCATCCGGGTCGGCGACCCCGGCGAGGGGAGCCGGGGAACGGACCGGGCCGTCGCGCAGGCACTGCGGTCCGTGCGCGAGCGCGAGGCCCGGGCCGGGCACCGGATGGCCGCCCGCAACCACGTGGTGCACATCGCGGTCAACGCCTGCCCCGGCGACGAACCCGTACCCGTCCCGGTGAGCGAGCCGCCCAACCCGGCGGCCGCCGACACGGCCTACGACCCGGACACCGCCGTCGGCGTCCTCGTCGTCGACACCGGCCTCGCGCACGACTACCGCTCCTGCGCGCTCCTCGCCCACACCGACGGCGACGCCCAGGTCCAGGAGTGCGACGAGCAGGGGATCCTCCAGCAGTACGTCGGACACGGCACGTTCATCGCCGGGCTCGTCGCCGCCGTCGCGCCCAACACCGACATCACCGTGCGCGGCAGCCTCAACGACGCGGGCGCGATCCTGGAGTCGGAGTTCGGCGAGAAGCTCTTCGAGGCCGTCGACGCCGGCGGCTGGCCCGACGTCCTCAGCCTCTCCGCCGGCACCGCCAACGGCCGCACCGACGGACTGCTCGGCGTGGAGAACTTCATGCGGGAACTGCGCGAGCAGCGCACCCTGCTGGTCGCCGCCGCCGGCAACAACGGCAGCGCCACCCCCTTCTGGCCCGCCGCCTACGCCGATCTGCCCGGCTGGGAGGACTCCGTGCTGTCGGTCGGCGCGCTGCGCAGCGACGGCGAGTCCGGCGCCTGCTTCACCAACCACGGCCCCTGGGTGAACGTCTACGCCCCCGGTGAGCGCCTCACCAGCGCCCTCACCGGCTTCGAGACGCCCGTCCCGTACGTCTACCAGCACTCCACCTACGACGCCTGCCGCTACGGCTTCACCTACGGCTGCACGTGCCAGTACCCCAGCCACACCGGTGTGCTGAGCGACGAGAACGCCTCCGCCAAGCCGGACCAGGTGATGTTCGAGGGGTACGCGCAGTGGAGCGGCACCTCCTTCGCCACCCCCGTGACCGCCGGCCTGGTCGCCGCCTACATGACGGCGCACAAGGAGACCGATCCGCGCGCGGCCCGGCGGCACCTGCTCGCCGCCGGCACCGGGGTCGCGGACGTGCGCGGGGCGCACGTCCCCGCGCTGCGCCCGCCCACCTGGCGCCCCGTCCCGGTCGTGCGTCTCGCGGCGGGGCTGTGA
- a CDS encoding N-formylglutamate amidohydrolase, with protein MTDDPQSFDVLPGAGHSPVILHVPHSAREIPPSVRADIVLDDDELARELDHITDAHTARIAEAAAGAAGVVPWRFVNRLSRLVVDPERFPDEREEMRAVGMGAVYTRTTHGGALRCGDVEAGPLVQRYFLPYARAMAQAVADRLAATGRAVIIDVHSYPRARLPYELHGEGPRPPVCLGTDSFHTSPGLVDAARRAFGETELDSPFSGAYVPLEFYGTDPRVEALMVEIRRDTYMTEPGGPAGPGLERLAAALARLVDAVSG; from the coding sequence GTGACCGACGACCCCCAGTCCTTCGACGTTCTGCCCGGTGCCGGGCACTCCCCCGTGATCCTGCATGTCCCGCACTCGGCGCGGGAGATACCGCCGTCCGTGCGGGCGGACATCGTGCTGGACGACGACGAGCTCGCGCGGGAGCTGGACCACATCACCGACGCGCACACGGCTCGGATCGCCGAGGCGGCGGCCGGGGCGGCCGGCGTCGTCCCGTGGCGGTTCGTCAACCGGCTGTCGCGGCTGGTCGTCGACCCCGAGCGCTTCCCCGACGAACGGGAGGAGATGCGGGCCGTCGGAATGGGCGCGGTCTACACCCGGACCACGCACGGCGGTGCGCTGCGGTGCGGGGACGTCGAAGCCGGGCCGCTCGTCCAGCGGTACTTCCTGCCGTACGCGCGGGCGATGGCGCAGGCCGTGGCGGACCGGCTGGCGGCCACCGGGCGGGCCGTGATCATCGACGTGCACTCCTACCCCCGCGCCCGGCTGCCGTACGAGCTGCACGGAGAGGGGCCCCGGCCGCCGGTGTGCCTCGGCACCGACTCCTTCCACACCTCTCCCGGGCTGGTGGACGCCGCGCGGCGGGCGTTCGGGGAGACGGAGCTCGACAGCCCGTTCAGCGGGGCCTACGTACCGCTGGAGTTCTATGGAACCGACCCGCGGGTCGAGGCGCTCATGGTGGAGATCCGCCGGGACACCTACATGACCGAGCCGGGCGGTCCGGCCGGTCCCGGTCTCGAAAGGCTCGCCGCCGCGCTGGCCCGCCTGGTCGACGCCGTGTCCGGCTGA